Proteins co-encoded in one Osmerus mordax isolate fOsmMor3 chromosome 11, fOsmMor3.pri, whole genome shotgun sequence genomic window:
- the crk gene encoding adapter molecule crk, giving the protein MAGHFDAEDRASWYWGRLSRQEAVSLLQGQRHGVFLVRDSITSPGDYVLSVSENSKVSHYIINSISNNRQSGSGLAAPRFRIGDQEFEALPALLEFYKIHYLDTTTLIEPIIRSKHLSLVSGPPPRLEDEFVRALFDFPGNDDEDLPFRKGEVLRVLEKPEEQWWNAQNGEGRAGMIPVPYVEKYRPASPTSTAGALTGGSSVAGGSIGNTDNPGTPQPGLPLLGDPSQYAQPTSLPNLQNGPVYARAIQKRVPNAYDKTALALEVGDMVKVTKINVNGQWEGECKGKRGHFPFTHVKLLDQHHPEEELS; this is encoded by the exons ATGGCTGGACATTTTGATGCAGAGGACCGTGCAAGTTGGTACTGGGGAAGACTCAGTAGGCAGGAGGCTGTTTCTCTCTTGCAAGGACAGAGGCACGGGGTGTTTCTGGTCCGAGATTCGATCACTAGCCCCGGCGACTATGTGCTATCCGTTTCAGAAAATTCTAAAGTCTCGCATTACATAATCAACAGCATCAGCAACAACCGCCAGTCTGGTTCAG GTTTGGCTGCTCCAAGGTTCCGTATTGGGGACCAGGAGTTTGAGGCCCTCCCCGCCCTGCTTGAGTTCTATAAGATCCATTACCTGGACACCACTACGCTGATTGAACCAATCATCAGGTCCAAACATCTCTCCCTGGTTAGCGGCCCTCCTCCTCGGCTAGAGGATGAGTTTGTCCGAGCGCTCTTTGACTTCCCCGGGAACGATGATGAGGACCTCCCTTTCCGGAAGGGTGAAGTGCTGCGTGTGCTGGAGAAGCCTGAGGAGCAGTGGTGGAATGCCCAAAACGGAGAGGGCCGAGCTGGCATGATCCCTGTACCCTACGTGGAGAAGTACCGGCCGGCCTCCCCCACCTCGACAGCAGGGGCATTAACAGGGGGCTCTAGTGTGGCAGGAGGGTCTATAGGAAACACAGACAACCCTGGTACCCCCCAGCCTGGCCTTCCATTGTTGGGGGACCCCAGCCAGTACGCTCAGCCCACATCCCTACCAAACCTTCAGAACGGCCCAGTCTACGCCAGGGCTATTCAGAAGAGAGTGCCCAATGCATATGACAAGACTGCCTTGGCCTTGGAG gTGGGAGATATGGTTAAGGTAACCAAGATCAATGTAAACGGCcagtgggagggggagtgtaAAGGCAAGCGTGGTCACTTCCCCTTCACACATGTCAAGCTGCTGGACCAACACCACCCAGAAGAGGAGCTTAGCTGA